Below is a genomic region from Miscanthus floridulus cultivar M001 chromosome 1, ASM1932011v1, whole genome shotgun sequence.
aaatacggACCGACTAGGCGCttgtacgatcccacccactatgaGATGGGGATCCACGACAAGGGGCCCGACGAAAAGGCCATCTAGACCGGTAGAGTGCCCCGACCCCGACGATCGGGGTCGTGGCCCTTGGCCCCATGAAGCGACGGAGCGAAGGACGACCTGGGGCGGCTATCTACTTCAGGTACGATGCCCCTGGGAACCAGGAGAGgatgacgaaggccacgaccGGACGTGCAATAGAAGacagcgtagcttgcaagccaagttagctaggacctccctcaggctctcgacccttcggtcgggagaacctcctctttgtataagccctggccccgaactctatataagggcagccagggcacccatctcgGGACACGATTCATATCCTCTAtcattccattcattcaccatttTAGTAGGGCTCCTGAAGCTTCTCTTCGGGTAGCCCTTCTCCTAGCATATGTCCTTCCATCTCTTTCACcactcttgcaccccccattgtaagaacttcagagcattcaagcgaggaacacacactcgatcatctctgagactggacgtagggctccagcctgaaccagtataaatcctcgtgtctattgTATGTTACCATCGTCTTCTGAGAGCAGCgcggcaatcgtataagtttattagtttggtttacaaaacaccaacaGATGTACAGTGAGAATAATCatcaatgaaaatgacataataCCTGTGGCCACCTTTGGAAGCAAAAGGAGCAGGTCCCCATACATCAGAGTGTACAAGAGCAAAAGGTTGAGTAGTTTTCGAATCACTTGAGGAATAAGGGAGTTGAATCTGTTTTCCTAGCTTACAACCAGTGCACTCAAAGGAGGGATCAATGGATACATGACCGAGAACACCCTGCTTGACTAAGGTAGACAAGCGTGAACCACACAAATGACCCAAACGATGATGCCATTGGGGAAAAGTAGCCGCAACAAAAGCTGATGACGATGCCGTGGAGGAATATGATGGCGATGCAAGGGACGGCAAACGAAGATGATCAAGGATGTAGAGGCCGGACGAACCCCTATGGTGACGGCCAGTACCAAGAAGAGCTCGGGTTCGGCGGTCCTGAATAAAGCAAGAGGTATCATCAAACCCAATAACACAATTCAGATCAGCAAGTTGACCAACAGAAATTAGATTCATGGAAAGTTTAGGCACAAGAGAGACATCAGAGACAGTAAACTGAGAGGTAGCAAGATGACCCTGATGAGTAACTGTGCAAAAGTTACCATCAGCTGTTTGAACACTTCGAGTATCAGTGATAGGATGACAAGAATCCAAATGAGAGGAATTGGAAGTCATGTGAAAAGAAGCTCCAGAATCCAACACCCAACAAGTAGTACCTGAATGTGATGTAGAAGACAAGGAGCTGGCTGACATGTATCCACTGAATGGAGCAGAGGGGATGCTGCTATTGCTGGATTCCTTGCAGAGTGGAGCTGCTGTTTGAATGCTGTCAGAAGAAGTTGCAGCTGTCCCACGCCGCGAGGTAGCACGCTTTGCTTTCATTTCAGCTAGGAGGTGTGGGTACTTCTTGAAACACTGCACATCAGGATGATTTGTCCTGCCACAGTGGCTGCAAGGAGTCTTGGCTGGGCCTGCAACTTGAACAGGCAGGGGAGGAACAGCTAGCACTGAATGCTGAGACAAAGGTGAATTTGCAGCAATAGTCCTGAGACGTGTCTCCTCAGCAATCAAAGCGGACAGTGCCTCAGACAGAgttggaagagtaggcctcccaAGAAGCTGAACACGGATGGGTTCAAACTCAGATCGCAGACCCATCACAAAGTCAAACATAGTATTTTCCTGATCATACTTGTCTCTGGAAGTCCAAGAGATGGCACAATCCTTGCATAAGGAAGAGGGCTTGGGTTTGGGCACCATGGAGGCAAGCTGACTTGATGACTTAGTGAAGATTCTGACGAATTGAATATCGGAGAGCTGAGCTGCTTTGTTGGTAGCAAGCTTTCAAGTGATCCCACATTTCCTTCGCCGTACTGTGATCCTCAAGACATGAGCGAATGCTCAACTCAACATTCATGCTGATAGCAGCCATCATACGGTCATCATCAAGCCACCAATCTTTGATCGCTTTATCATTAGCATCAGTTGAGGCTGCAGGTGGATCCTCAGTGAGATGTGAGGCATAACCACAAGCTTGCAGCAGCATTTTGAGAGAGAAAGCCCATTCTCTATAATTTTGACCATTGAGCTTCACATCCAGGGGAGGCAAGCCAAAGAAAAGGCCGTAGGCATGGAGGATAACACAGCACCACTAGGAGATGTAGCTGGTGGCTCCATGGTAGAAGCTGGTGGTGGAGATCAGACCGGCACAGCAGATCGGCAAAATCAGCAAAGCAGCACGAACAGCAGCAAAGCAACAAAGAGGAGGAGAGCAGATCGGCAGCACGGACAGCAGCAGAGCAACAGAGAGGAGGAGCACCACTTGCTGCAGGACGCAAGGAAGGAGAGCCACACCAGAGAGCCACCTCAATCGACGACGCAGAGGAGTGCGTCCCCTACCCaccaaggaggagcaagcagcagAGGGAGAAAAGGGGCGACCTTGAGGAGGGGCGCGGAAGGAAGGTCGACGCTGCTGGATGAGGTCAGTCGCCGGCATCCATCACTGCAGGGAGGCTGGGAGAACCTAGCTTTGTTACCATGCTACGaagaaggaaaaagtctacttaatacTTGAGTGTACTTcaccccaactatgaaaccgtctgttttaccctctAAATCTTCTAAAATCGTCTATTTTACTCcagcggttttcagcggcggttttgctaccgTAACAGCTGGACTGCTACAGTAAACGTGGTTTTGCTGCAGTGCCgttgtttttaaattttttttaattcattttcggtgaatttttaaaaaatcatagtaaatcatagaaaaatcataaaatgaaaaatctaattttattggactccacatgagtagatctacacagtgaatatatataatacggtatgctttagtacaaattttttttgtagctttagattaattagaaaatccaattttgtttgtaattaattagaatttatctataactaagttatacatagtccaatgagtacgaaatttttactatagttcaagcatacaataattagcgtaccataaaaatttcaccacaattggaccatagaagctgcagctatgaattattctaattaattacatacaaaattagattttccaattaatctaaggttacagtaaaaattttgtactaaagcataccgtattatatatttactatgtagatctactcatgtggagtccaacaaaattagattttttattttatgatttttctatgatttactgtgatttttcaaagattcaccgaaaataaaaaaattcaaacccaCCATTACCGTAGCAAACCCACCGTTGCTGTagcaacccgctgttactgtagcaaaccgctgTCAAAACCCGcccgggggtaaaatagacggttttagaaagttcaggggggggggggtaaaacagacagtttcatagttgagggtgaagtagaccaagtatgaaaggtggggggttaagtagactttttccttatgAAGAATGACCTCACACCCATCCATTGAGTCTAGGGTTTCAGTATATACAAGTACGGGTCAAAATGGGTCATAAGGCCTACATGGGCCAGAAAAAGAGAAGACAGAAAATCACATATATCAGCCATCGAATTCTAGCTATCAGGCACCAGGTAAAAATACCATGCTTGCATGTAAAACATAGATATCTGAAATCAACTACAAGGTCACGGGGCCTTGATATTTACTCAGATGACCAAGATGCTTGTGCGGATCCAGGTATTGTAACTTTCAGAGGTCGTCAATGATAGTACCCCAAAACGGATCACTTTGCAATGTCTGTGGTACTTTTAAATTTTAATGCAGCATTAACTGAATAGAAAAACAGTGTGATATTTTTAGACGAAGCATCGGTGTAAAGAAAGAATTGCAAAGACTGAATTGACGGTTATGAAGCTGACTTTTCGTACTCAAAAGACTGAAGTTC
It encodes:
- the LOC136493565 gene encoding uncharacterized protein, coding for MVPKPKPSSLCKDCAISWTSRDKYDQENTMFDFVMGLRSEFEPIRVQLLGRPTLPTLSEALSALIAEETRLRTIAANSPLSQHSVLAVPPLPVQVAGPAKTPCSHCGRTNHPDVQCFKKYPHLLAEMKAKRATSRRGTAATSSDSIQTAAPLCKESSNSSIPSAPFSGYMSASSLSSTSHSGPPNPSSSWYWPSP